The following coding sequences are from one Clostridioides difficile ATCC 9689 = DSM 1296 window:
- a CDS encoding L,D-transpeptidase family protein — MIDGKEVKQESGQKNLKFKIAIVVGVLFVAYIGMAIFFRNHFYFGTTINGVKASGKTVEQVNDLLASSTNSYTLNLEERNNKKEQIKAKDIDLKFTPDDKVQKIKDSQSAIGWIGGIFKSKEYNNMITLSYNKDLLEKRFNALSCFDSKNVVEPKSAYPKYDSTKNAYVIVPEVLGNKVKKDDFYKLVQNSINSGNTSISLDESKVYEAPNNTKDSEKLKQAIKTLDKYVGVVVTYDFSDRKETLDGSEINKWLKVDSEKNYDITFDNDAMVEYTRGLSKKYSTFGDSRPFKTATGKDITISGGIYGWLIDKKKEAEALVDVVKAGKNVTREPIYIQKAVSRNKDDIGNTYVEISLSGQHMWFFKNGEMLVSTDVVTGDLARGFATPSGIYPLNYKARNVSLTGQGYSSPVSYWLPFNGNIGIHDATWRNSFGGSIYKSSGSHGCVNTPFSKAKKIYENIEPGTPIILY; from the coding sequence ATGATTGATGGAAAAGAGGTAAAACAAGAAAGTGGACAAAAAAATCTAAAATTTAAGATAGCTATAGTAGTAGGTGTTTTGTTTGTAGCTTATATAGGAATGGCAATCTTTTTTAGAAATCATTTTTACTTTGGAACGACTATTAATGGCGTAAAGGCTTCAGGAAAAACAGTTGAGCAAGTAAATGATTTGTTAGCATCTAGTACTAATTCCTATACTTTAAACTTAGAGGAAAGAAACAATAAGAAAGAACAAATAAAAGCAAAAGATATTGATTTAAAATTTACACCAGATGATAAAGTTCAAAAGATAAAAGATAGTCAGAGCGCTATTGGATGGATTGGTGGAATATTTAAATCTAAAGAGTATAATAATATGATAACTCTTTCATATAATAAAGATTTACTAGAAAAAAGGTTTAATGCTTTATCTTGTTTTGATAGTAAAAATGTTGTAGAACCTAAGAGTGCTTATCCTAAGTATGATAGCACTAAAAACGCTTATGTTATAGTACCAGAGGTACTTGGAAACAAAGTGAAAAAAGATGATTTTTATAAGTTAGTACAAAACTCAATTAATTCTGGGAATACTTCTATTTCTCTGGATGAAAGTAAAGTTTATGAAGCACCAAACAACACAAAGGATTCAGAAAAGTTGAAACAAGCTATTAAGACATTAGATAAGTATGTTGGTGTAGTCGTTACATATGATTTTAGTGACCGTAAGGAAACTTTAGATGGTTCTGAAATTAATAAATGGTTAAAAGTAGACTCAGAAAAGAATTATGACATAACTTTTGATAATGATGCTATGGTAGAATATACAAGAGGTTTAAGTAAAAAATACAGTACTTTTGGTGACTCAAGACCATTTAAAACTGCCACAGGTAAAGATATTACAATTTCAGGTGGAATTTATGGTTGGTTGATAGATAAAAAGAAAGAAGCTGAAGCATTAGTTGATGTTGTAAAAGCTGGTAAAAATGTTACAAGAGAACCTATTTACATACAAAAAGCTGTATCTCGTAATAAAGATGATATTGGAAATACATATGTAGAGATTAGTCTTTCTGGCCAACATATGTGGTTCTTTAAAAATGGAGAAATGCTTGTATCAACAGACGTTGTAACAGGTGATTTAGCTAGAGGATTTGCTACACCATCAGGTATATATCCTCTTAATTATAAGGCTAGAAATGTTTCATTAACTGGTCAAGGTTACAGTTCACCTGTAAGTTATTGGCTTCCATTTAATGGGAACATAGGCATTCATGATGCTACTTGGAGAAATTCTTTTGGTGGAAGTATATATAAGTCTTCAGGTTCACATGGATGTGTAAATACACCTTTTTCTAAGGCAAAGAAAATATATGAAAATATAGAACCAGGTACACCAATTATTTTATACTAG
- a CDS encoding Nif11-like leader peptide family natural product precursor, whose product MNEKLTKILEEAKNDDEFRKELIKTREQRDVMDSFCKVVTSRGYDMTVGELFSMGEEYTSNLLKSVNGGAAYPIEDWSDWYEDFFIMLSNI is encoded by the coding sequence ATGAATGAAAAATTAACTAAAATTTTAGAAGAAGCTAAGAATGATGATGAATTTAGAAAGGAACTTATAAAAACAAGAGAACAACGTGATGTTATGGATTCATTTTGTAAGGTTGTTACATCTAGAGGTTATGATATGACAGTAGGGGAACTTTTTTCTATGGGAGAAGAATATACATCCAATCTACTGAAAAGTGTAAATGGAGGAGCAGCATATCCTATTGAAGATTGGAGTGATTGGTACGAGGATTTTTTTATAATGTTGTCGAATATATAG
- a CDS encoding B3/4 domain-containing protein: MIDISIDDKLKERWPNAKLGCIQAKVAVNKSSEKLINEINEFCDTINQSLKVEDITKLDKIKDARNAYKELGKNPSRYRTSSEALVRRIIQGKGLYTINNIVEINNLISIKSLYPVGTYNVSKLHSPVCFTVGDEGEQYKGIGKELINIENLPILSDSVGKFGSPTSDSERAMITEDANEILICIFSFSQESDIEEYFGYAKELLKEYADGKDIETKIIK; the protein is encoded by the coding sequence ATGATAGATATAAGTATTGATGACAAACTTAAGGAAAGATGGCCTAATGCTAAGCTGGGTTGCATTCAAGCAAAAGTAGCAGTAAATAAAAGCTCAGAAAAATTAATTAATGAAATAAATGAGTTTTGTGATACTATAAATCAAAGTCTAAAAGTTGAAGACATTACGAAACTAGATAAAATTAAAGATGCAAGAAATGCTTATAAAGAGCTTGGAAAAAATCCAAGTAGATATAGAACATCTTCAGAAGCATTGGTTAGAAGAATTATTCAAGGGAAGGGTCTTTATACAATAAATAATATAGTAGAAATAAACAATTTAATATCAATAAAATCATTATATCCAGTAGGTACATATAATGTAAGCAAATTACATTCACCAGTATGTTTTACTGTAGGAGATGAAGGAGAACAGTATAAGGGTATTGGGAAAGAATTAATAAATATAGAAAATCTTCCTATATTGTCTGATTCAGTGGGTAAATTTGGGAGTCCAACTAGTGATTCTGAAAGAGCAATGATAACAGAAGATGCAAATGAAATATTAATTTGTATATTTTCTTTTAGTCAAGAATCTGATATTGAAGAATATTTTGGATATGCTAAGGAATTACTTAAAGAATATGCAGATGGAAAAGATATAGAAACTAAAATAATTAAATAG
- a CDS encoding V-type ATP synthase subunit I, with product MAIVNMNKISIVGLEAQKSQILKLLMNRGFVQIDDSAFLTEEEELKNYLVKDSEESEVIMLEQKMSHVNQAINIVSSLVKQKKSLLAPKREFNKIDSEKEGQVYAEALELNNLHKEIGTIRSNINLLNNNKSMLEPWVNFDIPIENMETKYTKTILGTVPISANIDALRVKLEDEIPESVIGIVNSDKLMNYVYLITLKETFDDVLEVLKEFNFSVVSLPNEEGTPLQAIKKYNEMIIRQENVSKDKTEEIKRHADSIHMLENLYDFYTIERDQKKIIERLVKTKTTFCLNGWLPSKRADELIKEITEKFDCCVQTEEGSKEEGFPILLENNKLVTPFESVTNMYSYPSTKDIDPNTILTFFFVVFFGMMLSDAAYGLIIAVVCGFVVYKLKIQKGEGNLIKLIGICGVSTTVWGLIFGGILGDLIPIKALINPLEDVMTLMGMSLLFGIIHIYVGLGIKAYTLIRSGKVIDAIFDIGFWYLCITGVCLLIIPFVAGDIGVFSEVGKYLAIIGAIGLVLTQGRSFKGIPVKLFKGFSSLYGITSYFADILSYTRIMALCLTTGVIAQVINLLGAIAGPILAVVIGVVGHTINLLINALGAYVHTSRLQYVEFFNKFYEGGGVPFVPFKYKTKYTSINKKEM from the coding sequence ATGGCAATAGTTAATATGAACAAAATATCTATTGTTGGCTTAGAAGCTCAAAAAAGCCAGATTTTAAAGCTACTTATGAACCGTGGGTTTGTTCAGATTGATGATAGTGCCTTTCTTACTGAGGAGGAGGAATTAAAAAATTATCTTGTAAAAGATAGTGAAGAATCTGAAGTTATAATGCTAGAGCAGAAAATGTCTCATGTAAACCAAGCAATTAATATTGTTTCTTCACTAGTGAAACAAAAAAAATCCCTACTTGCACCAAAAAGAGAGTTTAACAAAATTGATAGTGAAAAAGAAGGGCAAGTTTATGCTGAAGCTCTGGAGTTAAACAATTTGCACAAGGAGATAGGTACAATAAGGTCTAACATAAACTTACTTAACAACAATAAAAGTATGTTAGAACCATGGGTGAACTTTGATATTCCTATTGAAAATATGGAAACTAAGTATACAAAAACTATACTTGGAACTGTGCCCATAAGCGCAAACATTGATGCTTTAAGAGTAAAATTAGAAGATGAAATACCAGAAAGTGTTATTGGGATTGTCAATTCTGACAAGTTAATGAACTATGTTTATTTAATTACTTTAAAAGAAACTTTTGATGATGTTTTAGAAGTTTTAAAAGAATTTAATTTTTCAGTGGTTTCATTACCAAATGAAGAAGGTACACCGTTACAAGCTATCAAGAAATACAATGAAATGATAATTAGACAGGAAAACGTTTCTAAGGACAAAACAGAGGAAATTAAAAGACATGCAGATAGTATACACATGCTTGAAAACCTATATGATTTTTACACTATAGAAAGAGACCAAAAAAAGATTATAGAGAGACTTGTCAAAACAAAAACAACATTCTGTCTTAATGGTTGGTTACCAAGCAAAAGGGCAGATGAATTAATTAAAGAAATTACAGAAAAGTTTGATTGTTGTGTTCAGACTGAAGAAGGAAGTAAAGAAGAAGGCTTCCCAATTCTGCTTGAAAACAATAAATTAGTAACACCTTTTGAAAGTGTAACTAACATGTACAGCTATCCAAGTACAAAAGATATTGACCCAAATACAATTTTAACTTTCTTCTTTGTTGTATTCTTTGGAATGATGCTAAGTGACGCCGCATATGGGTTAATAATTGCAGTAGTTTGTGGATTTGTTGTATATAAATTAAAGATACAAAAAGGTGAAGGAAATTTAATTAAACTTATTGGTATCTGTGGAGTTTCAACTACTGTATGGGGTCTTATATTCGGGGGTATTTTGGGGGATTTAATTCCTATAAAAGCATTAATTAATCCTTTAGAGGATGTTATGACACTTATGGGAATGTCGTTACTGTTCGGTATTATCCATATATATGTAGGTTTGGGAATAAAAGCATATACATTAATAAGAAGTGGAAAGGTAATAGATGCAATCTTTGACATAGGTTTTTGGTATTTGTGTATAACAGGTGTATGTCTACTTATAATACCTTTTGTTGCAGGGGACATAGGTGTATTTTCAGAAGTAGGAAAATATTTAGCAATTATAGGTGCTATAGGTCTTGTACTTACTCAAGGAAGAAGCTTTAAAGGTATTCCTGTTAAGCTTTTTAAAGGATTTTCAAGTCTCTATGGTATAACAAGTTATTTTGCTGATATATTATCTTATACAAGAATTATGGCGCTTTGTTTAACAACAGGAGTTATAGCACAAGTTATCAACCTTTTAGGAGCTATAGCTGGTCCGATACTTGCAGTTGTAATTGGTGTTGTAGGACACACAATAAACCTTCTTATAAATGCACTAGGTGCATATGTTCATACAAGTAGGTTACAGTATGTAGAATTTTTCAATAAGTTTTATGAAGGCGGAGGAGTTCCTTTTGTTCCGTTTAAGTATAAAACAAAATATACAAGCATTAATAAAAAGGAGATGTAA
- a CDS encoding EAL domain-containing protein, whose protein sequence is MTGRNKSFTLITILFLTSLFLTMGYIYIEDTKHLLMSEAKIHIKEVAVQGSQLAQRQIEKDLDVLNIFSNYYASNPDIPNEEKMKNLLDEMENQKFYTMAIVDINGNAENTKGDKFSVKDREFFKNSIKGKKYVSSPYVDEVNKSIKKIAISVPLLNNDKVVGVLYCTYNINTLMKLINISFYENNSISYVVKNNGTIILHPQGDSLSKNIYKLLKQDNDIQEVNRLKKELQENKTGATVLNMLEERRYLGYATMDNGNSENNYIKDWNLIFSIPETVVFSNSKQIINRAVYAVLSIVLIFIAIIFYIIYIKKSNEKEILSLAYEDKVTYIGNQNKFYRECSKYLLDKPSLNYIIVYFDINNFKMINDTFGYEFGDNLLITIAKALKEELTEGEVYARLSSDYFAIFCDYKNGRNKIIRKLDNIRSNIESNLSIVFEISLCVGIYFVEEGEVDIQKAVNKANMARSVAKGKNINYAIYNEDVRNKLSEESMILDDIKIALVKNQFEVYYQPKFSLVTGEMIGSEALIRWNHPEHGFISPAVFIPIAEKSKLILKIGRFVFERVCNDLYEWKKQGKKIVPVSVNLSRVELYQPDIVKFINKTIKMYNLSSDFIEIEITETVAINELNILKNVLNELRTYGFSISMDDFGTGYSSISCLRDMPIDILKLDKSFLGGIEHDERSRNIAKSIVSLAKSLDLVVIIEGVESKEQAELMKQFGCDLVQGFYFARPMPAKNFLDLL, encoded by the coding sequence ATGACAGGGAGAAATAAAAGTTTTACATTAATTACAATTCTTTTTTTAACATCATTATTTTTGACAATGGGGTATATCTATATAGAAGATACAAAACATCTTCTTATGTCAGAGGCAAAAATACATATAAAAGAAGTTGCAGTACAAGGCTCTCAACTAGCACAAAGACAAATTGAAAAAGATTTAGATGTTTTAAATATTTTTTCTAACTATTATGCTTCAAATCCAGATATACCTAATGAGGAAAAAATGAAAAATCTTTTAGATGAAATGGAAAATCAAAAATTTTACACTATGGCAATAGTTGATATAAATGGTAATGCTGAAAATACCAAAGGTGATAAGTTTTCAGTGAAAGATAGAGAATTTTTCAAAAACTCAATTAAAGGTAAGAAGTATGTTTCAAGTCCATATGTTGATGAAGTAAATAAGTCTATAAAGAAGATTGCTATTTCAGTACCATTATTAAATAATGATAAAGTAGTTGGAGTTTTATATTGTACTTACAATATCAATACTCTGATGAAACTTATTAATATATCTTTTTATGAAAATAATAGTATATCTTATGTTGTAAAAAATAATGGTACAATTATCCTTCATCCACAAGGGGATAGCCTATCAAAAAATATTTATAAATTGTTAAAACAGGATAATGATATTCAAGAAGTAAATAGATTAAAAAAAGAATTGCAAGAAAATAAAACAGGTGCAACTGTATTAAATATGTTGGAAGAAAGAAGATATTTAGGATATGCCACTATGGATAATGGGAATAGTGAAAATAATTATATAAAAGACTGGAATTTAATTTTTTCAATTCCAGAAACTGTTGTATTTAGTAATTCAAAACAAATAATCAACAGAGCTGTATATGCAGTGTTATCTATTGTATTAATATTTATTGCAATTATTTTTTATATAATTTATATAAAAAAATCTAATGAAAAAGAAATATTAAGTTTGGCTTATGAAGATAAAGTTACATATATAGGAAATCAAAATAAATTTTATAGAGAATGTAGTAAGTATCTTTTAGATAAACCATCTTTAAATTATATTATAGTATATTTTGATATTAATAACTTTAAGATGATTAATGATACTTTTGGATATGAATTTGGTGACAATTTATTAATTACAATAGCAAAAGCTTTAAAAGAAGAATTAACAGAAGGTGAGGTATATGCACGACTTTCAAGTGATTATTTTGCAATTTTCTGTGATTATAAAAATGGAAGAAATAAAATTATAAGAAAACTTGATAATATACGAAGTAATATTGAAAGTAATTTGAGTATAGTCTTTGAAATTTCTCTGTGTGTGGGTATTTATTTTGTTGAAGAAGGTGAAGTAGATATTCAAAAGGCTGTAAATAAAGCAAATATGGCTAGGTCTGTTGCTAAAGGTAAAAATATAAATTATGCTATTTATAATGAAGATGTTAGGAATAAGCTTAGTGAGGAATCAATGATTTTAGATGATATAAAAATAGCATTGGTAAAAAATCAATTTGAAGTGTATTATCAACCTAAGTTTTCACTTGTAACTGGAGAAATGATAGGGAGTGAAGCACTAATAAGATGGAATCATCCAGAACATGGTTTTATAAGTCCCGCAGTATTTATTCCAATAGCAGAGAAAAGTAAGTTGATTTTAAAAATTGGGAGATTTGTATTTGAAAGGGTTTGCAATGATTTATATGAATGGAAAAAGCAAGGTAAAAAGATAGTTCCAGTTTCAGTAAATTTATCTAGGGTCGAGTTGTATCAACCAGATATTGTAAAATTTATCAATAAAACAATAAAAATGTATAATTTAAGTTCAGATTTCATTGAAATAGAGATAACAGAAACTGTGGCTATTAATGAGTTAAATATTTTAAAGAATGTTTTAAATGAGTTGAGGACGTATGGATTTTCTATTTCTATGGATGACTTTGGTACAGGATATTCTTCTATTAGTTGTTTAAGAGATATGCCAATTGATATATTGAAGCTAGATAAGTCTTTTCTTGGTGGCATTGAACATGATGAGAGAAGTCGCAATATAGCAAAATCAATAGTGTCTCTAGCAAAATCCCTAGATTTAGTTGTAATTATAGAAGGTGTTGAGAGTAAAGAACAAGCTGAGTTAATGAAACAATTTGGATGTGATTTAGTTCAAGGATTTTATTTTGCACGACCAATGCCAGCTAAGAATTTTTTAGATTTACTTTAA
- a CDS encoding dipicolinate synthase subunit B, producing the protein MRLEGLTIGVGFTGSFCTYDKIFIELENLVKEGANVHTIFSDVSQNIDCRFGNSEEFMKKAYELTGNKPIVTIEEAEPFGPKGIADIIIIAPCTGNTAAKLANGITDSPVLMAAKGHLRNDKPLVISISTNDALSFNFKNIGILLNSKNIYFVPFGQDNCKAKPNSMIAHTELIIPTIELALENKQLQPVIKSPHQ; encoded by the coding sequence ATGAGACTTGAAGGACTTACAATTGGAGTAGGATTTACTGGTTCGTTTTGTACTTATGATAAAATATTTATAGAGTTAGAGAATTTGGTTAAAGAAGGAGCTAATGTACACACTATATTTTCAGATGTATCACAAAATATCGATTGTAGATTTGGAAATTCTGAAGAGTTTATGAAAAAAGCATATGAACTTACAGGAAATAAACCTATAGTTACGATTGAAGAGGCAGAGCCATTTGGACCTAAAGGAATTGCTGATATTATAATAATAGCTCCTTGTACTGGAAATACTGCTGCAAAATTAGCAAATGGTATTACAGATTCACCAGTATTAATGGCAGCAAAAGGTCATCTTCGTAATGATAAACCACTAGTAATATCAATATCAACGAATGATGCTCTAAGCTTTAATTTCAAAAATATTGGCATTCTCCTTAATTCTAAAAATATATATTTTGTACCTTTTGGTCAAGATAATTGCAAAGCAAAGCCTAATTCTATGATTGCACATACTGAGCTAATAATTCCAACTATAGAACTTGCTCTAGAGAACAAACAGCTACAGCCTGTTATAAAAAGTCCACATCAATAG